CTGTGCTTACTACGCGGCATTGCGCGCCACTGAGGTCGACCGTGAGCGTCTCACCGCTGCATTTGAAACGCTGCAGGATTGCTACACCCGCGTCGATGAGGTGAGTCGGGCGGAGGAGGGGGCGGCGGATGCGCGGTTTCATCTGGCGATCGCCGAAGCCAGTCATAATGCGGTGTTGCTGCATACGATTCGTGGTTTGTTCGATCTGCTCAAGCGCAACGTGGTGACCAACATCGGCGGCATGTATCAACAGCGTACCGAAACCCGTGACATGCTGATCAATCAGCATCGGGATTTGTACTTGGCGATTATCGAGGGGCGGGCCGAGCAGGCGCGGGAGGTTTCTACACGTCACCTGCTGTATGTGCAGGAAGTGTTGGAGGAAGTGCGTCAGGAGGTTCAGCG
The sequence above is drawn from the Pseudomonas quebecensis genome and encodes:
- a CDS encoding GntR family transcriptional regulator, which encodes MAFDQVRQRRLSDDIVEQLEGMILEGTLKSGERLPAERALAEQFGVSRPSLREAIQKLVAKGLLVSRQGGGNYVAESLGSTFSDPLLHLLENNPEAQRDLLEFRQTLEASCAYYAALRATEVDRERLTAAFETLQDCYTRVDEVSRAEEGAADARFHLAIAEASHNAVLLHTIRGLFDLLKRNVVTNIGGMYQQRTETRDMLINQHRDLYLAIIEGRAEQAREVSTRHLLYVQEVLEEVRQEVQRVARAERRKGM